The nucleotide sequence TTAAATAGTCAAGaagaaaacaaatataataaaatagcaaataaaaataatgatagtaaagaaaatatgttaGACAATGATAATCAATTACCTCTtaacaatttaaataaaaaaaattctgTGAATAGTGTTAATATGAACAAAGATGGCCACAATGACAAAAGTAACAATATTCATAATGAAGATAACGATATAAGCCtgaattttcataaaaaccAACAAAATTCCAAAAATGATCAAGACTCAGAcgatataaatattgatGATATCGATGAAATAACAAAAGCTATAGAcgatttaaattataactttgaaaatatgaatatttataaatatgataattaATTATGTGTTTATAtcttataaaataatttaatatattcctTTGCGTTGTAAATAGTTAAATAAAAGAGGTGGAATTTTTTCTCaatttatacataaatatttattgcATCGTTATTAATTGATTTTTCTTTGTTCGTCTATATGTTTaccttttttttgtatgaAGAAAACgtttttaaatattgttcaaatttttatattcatatttattgtgCTTAACCATTTGTgtgcataatttttatctCCGATGAAgttatttgaattttttttatgtataaaaaaacatttttcaaattaaaaaaaataataatatggtttttaataacatataaaaaaatgttagtAGTTACACTTACTGTtgtcaattttttttattaatctTATGGAATTATTCAAACGCCATGATGTTTCCTACGtccttttttatgttattacACTTAGCTcgaaaatatagaataaCGTACGCTCTATAAACTCAAGCGTTTCGTATGAGCATAAGATTTGTTTTAATCAAATATACAAGTttacatatacataaatatataacaattgttaaatgtaaaaattttCCATAACATCAAACACATATATAGCATGCAATGTATCAATATTTTAGACAcaaaaaagtaaatattcataagctgctaattaaaaatacttaaaaaaatatttataccatattaatatatttataattatatatgaaaatatttttattattttcctaTTTTTTGTCTGAGTAGgaaattgaaaattattcatTTGTAGGCGCTTCATACGAATCATAAAGTAAAACATATTCCCTTCCTGAACTTCCAAATCTCAAGAGATCTGTTTCTCtatgaaaaacaaaacaaaattatatatttatatactatattttattaaaaaataaaatatcataaaTCGTGCcaaaagaatatttttcatacaTTCATGTTTGTGCgaatatatacacaattatataaaacatattttatttccgttatatctaaattttaaattcacCTTAATTCgtaaaatttatttggaTCAATTTTCTCGTTATTCAAATATGATCCATTTGTGCTATTGAGATCAATAAGGAAAGgcaaaattttattttcatgttTCTTAAATTGAATAACAGCATGCTGCTTTGATATACTTATATTCcttaatattatatctgCCACTAATTCGTCTTTCCCAATTAAATAGTAGGGCTTCTCATGAATACGCAATATTTCTGTAAAGTGATAAATCCCAGTAAAAAACATAAGCGTTTGTACTAATAAATtgattttttcaaataaacttataataaacatatattaattttttatacgattatatatgcattaattggtacaattatttttgtaaaagatgcatttttttaattttattaccATGAGGCTCGTCCGTGGAggtatttaaaaatacatataatctCCATTTTTTGTCTGGAAATTCAGAATCTATGCTTTCTGTATATTTCAATTCCAcaccatttttataatccTTGTTTTGTGCTAATAAACCTGATGGGTTGAAATTTTGCCCTTCTCGAACATTATTATCAgaagttatattttttttttcatttggtttttccatttctttatcattttttgaattattattattgttttcataatattcgATTTTGTTGTATTCATCATTGGTATAATTGTTTTGGTATTTATCATCCTTATCCCCGTTTCTTTCATTGCTGTCTTTgaaacttttttttttttcttttctaaAATATTCATCGCTACTATTATCATATCGGCtagtttttcttttatcaTGCTCTGATACATTATCATCATATTtcctatatttatttttattgtctTTGTCATGCTTTTTATTACCATCATAAAAATCATTATATCTATTTTTTGAACAACTatctttataattatttttactacgattttctttttcaaatcgtttatatttataatcaAATTTTCCCTTTATTTCCCTTTCATGTATATCTCTTATGTTTATTTGTTGCCCATCaagtttttcttttttatttttaaaccTCCTATTATTCCAATATTCATAATCCGaattattatctttttctCTTTCGCCAATATGGGAGTGTTTACGCTTAACATGacgttttttatattcactATCGATGCTGTTATTACTATACCGCTTTTCTATACTTTGACTGTCGGAATTTTCATCACTATATGAACTATCTTTAATATGTTTCTTTAATTTACTattagtatattttttaccatATTCTATACTTATatccctttttttttccctaTAATCTAAATTTCTGTTCATACTTGATTTTCTAGTATCATTAcgacttttttttttagtatcAATTTGATTTGTTCTCTCACGagataattttcttttatcgTATAAACGATTTCGATTATTATAagattcttttttttttttcaaattcttttttatttctccTGCACTTGAAGATTCTGATAAGGaacttttttttgatttattaCTGTCTGAATCATAGCTTTCAgattttttcatctttcTATTTTGCTCTTCAAGTATTTGTTCATTGTCAATACTATTTGAATTTCTTATGTTATCGTtatgcatttttaaaacaaattacAATAACTATCCTCTATATATCTTATTAAAAGTTTTAGTCATCATATCCTTAGTTTTCATCAATTTGATGCGCAATAATACGCGCACAGTATTTGGATATGTCATATATAAAGTGTGCACTtatattgtataaatagtaatatatatttacctgtttattttatatgtttgcTTGGTTATTTGCTCTTTAGATCGAATTAGAGGGGgcgtttatattttattttctttttccaatcgtcatttatatttccattcctttttatattttttttcactttaTTAAATCAGTAAAATTTTGCGCCTgtatcattttatttttactattttttttaatgcatTGATTTATGTgcaaaaacaaaaaaattataataaatattttttcgaatttaatttatatttttggatataaaaaaaaaataaagctGGAAAATGGTAAAAATAAGCAATAGTAACGGTAGTCGTGGCAATAGctataatagaaaaaacaatcgaaataaatattaattttttttttgcattcATTCAacttttttatgttataaatttacatttatttttaaatttatcataactattttatattatatttccatattacaaaaaaataaaagggTTTACTTTTGAAAGTTTAACTTTTATAAACCTACCAAATAAATTTCCAATTTTAATGAAACAAATATCCATGTATACACATACATAGTTAATAAATTGTAGTGGAAGTTGTGTCCACATACATGCACATAAAGGTATTATtgtaaacaaatatttatttgaataaaaaatttgccaacaaaataaagaaaaataacaaatcGATACAAACTATATACATCAGGAAGGCAAATTCAGAAAAAGGGATAAAACTCTATGTATAGAAAACACACGATGACGTATGCGTATATGGAAATTTTATGCgcatttttcataattcatttttcttaaaaaaatgagatTATTTAATAGATGGGGCTAAAAAGTTTGAGGATAAAAAAACTTGTAAATGCTTAAGATAACTAATTATTTGAGAAGTATATAAATCcatgtaaaaaattttactTTCTCgtatttttgataaatctTCTATAGGTTTAAAATCTTTATTTAGAATAAGAGTTCTgtctattatattaatattattattataaaatttaattaaatcaATTGGgtttttttgaaatttatTCGCTCTGATTATGCTTATAGTATTCTCAATATCATCATATTTGGAATTTAATAGTTCGACATAGTCTAAATTGTcttttttgaaattttccatatatgtatcaagttgattaaatatatccttttccattttatgcatgttattaattatgtaatttattttactgcttatattataatagcATTCGCTTAATATTGAAGACCAATCATTTCTAGTATCTTCAAGagattcataaaaatttacttctaaatcatttattaattcattaATAACTTCATTCCattgaattaaataattatttaaaactGTTATAAAAGCtgcatttatattttctatattacATTGAGAAGTATGTATACCGTTAATAGCACATTCTGAGCAAAAACATTTAGTACAACAAGTATGgcaaaaatattgtataggataattataatgatgATTGCatcttatattttcaatactTGTAAAGGTTTTATTAGcaattatatcattatttaacGAAGGATTtcttatttcttttttctttttttttatggattccatttttatattttttatacatatttctCCATCATCACTATTACACGAATTTAATGAACTTTCACTAGAACTAATATCAACTCGAGAAGAAGTTTCATCATTTGAAAATACACATATACTTTCTTCTTTGTTCATATTtcctattttatttttttttcctttttgtAAGCTCGTCCATTCCCTCTTTTGCAGCATTTTTGTTTCTCCATTTAAATGTTCaccatattttattttagatccatacatattttttttgcgCATTCGTCtatttcccttttttttttttttttttaaaaaatttgcaCCTAAGTCACTAATAGACCCAAGTGTCCCATCTATTGTTGAATGCACACTGTCATAACTACTTccatttttcatattttccaCTAAATTATTTAGTTTGTGTGaaagttttatattattatcttttttgtttttcttttccattagttttttctgtttttcatagaaatatttttcatcataattATCAAAATCAGAATCGTCACCCCCTTCCACTTTAAAATTCCCTATCTTAttatttctctttttttcaTCGTCTTCTGAAAAA is from Plasmodium berghei ANKA genome assembly, chromosome: 14 and encodes:
- a CDS encoding FHA domain-containing protein, putative, with amino-acid sequence MHNDNIRNSNSIDNEQILEEQNRKMKKSESYDSDSNKSKKSSLSESSSAGEIKKNLKKKKESYNNRNRLYDKRKLSRERTNQIDTKKKSRNDTRKSSMNRNLDYREKKRDISIEYGKKYTNSKLKKHIKDSSYSDENSDSQSIEKRYSNNSIDSEYKKRHVKRKHSHIGEREKDNNSDYEYWNNRRFKNKKEKLDGQQINIRDIHEREIKGKFDYKYKRFEKENRSKNNYKDSCSKNRYNDFYDGNKKHDKDNKNKYRKYDDNVSEHDKRKTSRYDNSSDEYFRKEKKKSFKDSNERNGDKDDKYQNNYTNDEYNKIEYYENNNNNSKNDKEMEKPNEKKNITSDNNVREGQNFNPSGLLAQNKDYKNGVELKYTESIDSEFPDKKWRLYVFLNTSTDEPHEILRIHEKPYYLIGKDELVADIILRNISISKQHAVIQFKKHENKILPFLIDLNSTNGSYLNNEKIDPNKFYELRETDLLRFGSSGREYVLLYDSYEAPTNE
- a CDS encoding tripartite motif protein, putative: MDIISSSNNDINSEEENGFSDFENGNTQICKEDTISESCETQNNKIYRCAYCSRKVEDVLICSCKHLMCLTCASMQLQDKYDKFMKACSSAKIIEEKKVNYKINESFRNCIDIIDKINNDKIEDILKKEKIGYVTCNICNIKNKLTIDTLELLTKVGLFSSDVLNIHTFYFNLIGNNNKRIKGLTENCVKQLSLEYDESYSNDMPNNRILKNDKLKQLAVSNNKYNYLEEYADDLDRYSYICNICSFSEAIIYCNDCIEYLCENCCNNIHEINTPNGMNSKITPHDYYKIDKKIINLKKLVKPPKMFLNITKEDIEIIDNTDRDSFDGHFSEDDEKKRNNKIGNFKVEGGDDSDFDNYDEKYFYEKQKKLMEKKNKKDNNIKLSHKLNNLVENMKNGSSYDSVHSTIDGTLGSISDLGANFLKKKKKKGNRRMRKKNMYGSKIKYGEHLNGETKMLQKREWTSLQKGKKNKIGNMNKEESICVFSNDETSSRVDISSSESSLNSCNSDDGEICIKNIKMESIKKKKKEIRNPSLNNDIIANKTFTSIENIRCNHHYNYPIQYFCHTCCTKCFCSECAINGIHTSQCNIENINAAFITVLNNYLIQWNEVINELINDLEVNFYESLEDTRNDWSSILSECYYNISSKINYIINNMHKMEKDIFNQLDTYMENFKKDNLDYVELLNSKYDDIENTISIIRANKFQKNPIDLIKFYNNNINIIDRTLILNKDFKPIEDLSKIRESKIFYMDLYTSQIISYLKHLQVFLSSNFLAPSIK